The Aricia agestis chromosome 3, ilAriAges1.1, whole genome shotgun sequence genome includes the window atgtatatttacTAGTGTTAAGTGTAGGGAGTGTAACGAAACGAACGAGTACAAAGAAACGTTATTTACGATAGGGCGAGTCTCCAGACTCGTCATATACGCGTTTTTACTGGGCTGCTATTTCTGGACAAACAATCTCAAATCAATttagacaaaaataaatatttcgcaATCAGTTATCGCATATGGACCGGTAGAGCGTTATTATAAACAATAGTTTTTGTCAGGTTTAAATActagtaaatattaatattttcaatatacTGTGCTGATTAATAGTACGAggaaattagtaattacctgCGACTAAACGGCTTAAAAAATTATGGCACCAGTCGTTTTTAAAATGAACTATCGTgctgtattatattatggaaacaaacaaatataatattatatttttgtaagaaTTTGCCGCCAAAAATAATTGTAACATTATTTCGTTTCGTCCATATGCGTAATACAAATCGTGTAGTTCTCGAGTGAGATACTGATATGCTGCAGTTTACTgcaaaaatgaaattttataatgttgacaaaaacaaaaagagtaaaattttttaaaaatatattatgctaagaGAAATTGACTCCGAAATATATTTTCGAGAGAGTGAATTATTTACAAGTCGCGGCTAAGGGAGGTCTTAGATATGTATCCAAAGACTGTGAAGTAATTATAAGTTCTATGAACTTGATATCGTATTGGATAGCGTCGGTCCGAGAATAGTCAGAATCGAAAAATAGCTGATCAGCTTTGTGGAAATTGAGCTTCGACGGTCACAACACGGAATCGCCTCACGCAGTGAGATACTAGACAAAACTGGTGGAAAACACTTATCATGGAATATAAACGCCGTCCTTGAGACGCGTGCAAAAATTGAAACTGAAAACTGATTTCTAGAATGGGATGAGACCGATGTATGGCAGCCGATATCAGAAacgatattttgtttttattatttctgttattaaatcaaaatacataaATACAAAACTATTCCTTGCCGTCGTGGCTTGTCTCGAAAATAGTTCGATATTTCTATAATGACTAAACAAAATATCGTTTCAACGCGGAGTAGTGGAAAACTTGTTGAATAATCTCATGTACGCTCGTGTACGGTCCCTCTCGCTCTGTATCCCGAGAGGAAATGGCTACCTCGTCCCGTTCGAGAGATACCAACTCTGCGCTGTagattttttgggtccttgcgAGCAAAAACGATGTATGTAGTGTGTTCTGTAATTCTAAAGCGTTTGTTATTTTGTATACTACAGCGCAGGAGGGCTGTCCCAAATCACTGTAAAACTTAATACACTGCGATGCAACGCGGTTCGACGCCGCCCGCTGTCGTCCGGTGCAGTGAGGCCAAGTTGGTGCGTTGTGTTGGTCATCACTATTCACTATACAATGCAACGGGTTTACGGACGCAGCGCAACGCATAATGTGGCCCCAGCCTAACGCGGACACACCAATAGATCGCAGTGTGTTTTGTGCCGTTGTGACAGTAATAGCATTATACTATTGGTGgtgtttaatatatttaaataaacctCTTTGTTCAATGTAATAGTACTTACTCGAACCTTCTGTAATCATATTCAATCAATTTCTGTATATTTCGTCGCAAAGGTGACAATAGGCTTCCTCGTTTTAAAAGAATTAAGACCTCAAGGTACCTACTGAaacgaatatttaattttgaagaGGAGTATCTCACTCATACAATCTCACGTAAGATTAAAGatatcatttaaaacaattctttgccttattgataatattagagTTGTATCGGTAATCACTAatcgacataatattgtgaCCTTTGCGATCTTGTCCCTTTAGCTTTAGGTACTAGGCTAGGATCGAGCACAGGGTATTGTGGTTCTATTTTACGGATGTGTTATGTAATAACTCGCTaaggtatttgaaaatgcctCACAAATAAATGGTCACACAATACTACCCCAATACCCGTACGTGTAAAACTTTATTCCATCTGAGCGGTTTTACGGCCGGGCTccaaaaactatttttataaaaagataaatttaaattattcccGGCCCGTAAAATTGAAATCTTTATATTTTCAAGCTTTGAATGGtcgcataatattttacacttcGTTGTCtcaatgttttaaaatagtTAATTCGTTTGATCGGTGCCCCTACCgccgttttataataattgtgtagTGATTTGGATGTCATATAAgatttaatgttttaaattataaaatagtcAGAATTGTTAGTGATCAGGTCGTATCGTGGGTGATGTCAGATTTAAATGTTTAATAGTATAGGATCCATTCGGATTATATTCATAATAAGGTTATAAGTTGCGtaacagaaataataatattatgaaaagtgTTACTCGAAATTAGTACGTGGTAATTATTTTAGCGAGACCTCATGTCACTACTGAACTAAATATTAAGATAGGCAAATAATGTATGATTAGGTATTTAGTTTTCTAAATTGGCATAATATCTCATGGAGGATTTCGTATATCGTAAAAATTCTTATAAACAGTTCTTGAAATCACGAAGCCATTAGGTGGCCCTTTGCGTAGTCGTGTCTGTCCCCTAGCGGCAAAAGCAGTAACAGAAACTAtccctataatatttttttttacccgACCGACAAATTGACAATCTCGTCTCAGTTGTATAAAGTAACGAGAAAAGTCTTCTGAtccaatattattgttatacggAGTCCTCgaaattatctttttaattaataatttgcaATCCCTATATGCATAATTCTTCATAGCTAAATAGATGTAAAAAATTAGTACCTGGCGGTAGGGCGCGatgtttgaaaataaattacctTCGTATATTCGTGACAAGCTTAAAATTGTAAATAGAAATTCCTGATAATgtactatttataaatccggatTCCTTTTTTGATTATAGTAAGCTAAGCCTGTAAGTGATATACTGCAAAGCACTGATCtagtgaaattaataattattatggatcattataattattgtagactTGTTGGTCCCTTAGACTGAATAAAAAGTGTAGACAGAGTTCTACGATTAACGAGAAAAAAAAGCATAAAGCCAGCGGTCTCGGTTTTACGAAGGCTGCGGGctatcttaatttttatttgttctgAGGGTAGGCCAAAAACTTTTGTATAGGTAAGAGCCTAGCGACACTGCCGCTACCTGTAAGTCACAAGTTCAGTGCTTTACCGTTCGATACCGAACTACCTCTGCAATTTGCATGCCTCCATAAAGTacagtaataattatagttttgttactaatatttttgtatgttatatgaacagtaaataaattaagataTACATAATAGGCTTTACTTGTGCTATATCAGAGCATGGTGGTTTCATGTGCATTCAGTGGTATTTAGAATTCACACTCAAATCTGTATAAAACCATAAttacacataaataaataataataatctgactAAATCGCGTTTTATTTTGACATTATCGTTTGAAATAGTAGCGGAGGTTtgctatttaattaaaaaaaaacttaatgtctataatctagatatgaacctttattgggtgcgaattggCATCTTTATAATGTCAATACAATATGTAttcccaacaacaactttgagatactctcaatttttatttcaCTCATACTGAagtagctgacgatcaaaactcttatgAATTAATAGAAATACTATTATGTATCGATTTTCGCTCGGAATGAAATGACTTTTCAAAATGAGCACCACCACCCCTACTAAAACGTTAAGAATCATTATGCGGAGCaggaaatgtaaaataaaaccaTCGCAGACACAGTAAGTTTGATTTATTCCCATAAAATTATGCATCTTATAaactaatcataataatattctaaaacTGGCTTGTCAAAATTTAGCCTTATAGATACAACCAAAATTTTCATCTAAACTATCTACTCTTACGAAAGCTAGACACCGGCACCTAGCGATCATGTCTTGGGTAGTGGAAGCTACTTTAGTTTAAAACGGATCGGTTGCTGCTTTAACTCTGTAACGCCCTAAGTTTCGTTTAATTGACGCTTCTTGTGAAAATAGCATTGCCAAGTACACGCCGCAAGCCTATCGCGAGAGGTTACGATGTACAGAGCGCTGTTTTCCTCGAGAGGTGTAAGCCAATTTTGTCTATCTTTACACTACTGACTAGACGTAAAAAATTGTGACATAACACACTATGTCGCTCATTTTTACTCCGAAGCGATGTgtcttaatttttaaatgtatttttgataattatgaaaaatatacaaatatgtGTATATGTTAACCTTAATCTAGATTATAATATGCGAAATATTTACACCACGAGTTCATGTCTTCGTACCGAAATTATAGTAACGATATAGTAAAAAGCTCATGTTTCTTACTATATAATGCAATTGTACTGTAAAACTTTTGTGGTAAACAGCCCGACGCTTATTCAATACGAATAATATTATCGATATAGAAATAGAAAaacctatattattttaatacaaaataatttcgaATGTTAATAAATGCAACAAATATACAATAGAACATAAATAGCAGAGAAGTCTCCCCTTATAaagattttttacataaatcaGAAAATCAACATTTTGTACTGATACCAAACTGCGTGCGTTAATCGAGTACATATTAacgttataaataatattgcatGTCTTATAGATTACATTGAATATATCTAGCCCAAAATAATTTCATGCATGTAAACTAAATAATGCTACGATATTGTATCGTAGCATTATTTAGTTtagtaagaaattaaaaagtagcaacatcgtagtgtcatcccttttaaatcaatctaagaaaaagggatgttgccactttttaatttcttcacttctttgacagactatatgacAAGAAAGATCCGATTACAAATATACCTATATTGCTAGAATATTGTTGGACGTGTAATAGAAAACTCGGAAAattattgtttagttttttagaAAAGGTTAATTTATCGCATGGTGAATGTGACTTCAAAAAGATTCGGTTTTGCctgatttatattttgtaaaaactttGCGAACGATCGCTTTTACCCGACAGTTTTCTTCACAGTCCTAGCTGTGGTTGTTTTCTTAACATTCGGAATGGCCGTCTTCGCGACTGTTTTCGGCCGTAAGCTCGGTATCTGCGACACTCTTATTCCGATTGCAGTCTTCTGTTTGGGGTTCGAGTTGATCTGACTGAGCTTGGGTTGCCCCTCGAACGTGGAGCTCCGAATCAATTTCGGAGTCTCGGTCTTGTCGCTCTCGATCCAAACTTTCTTGTCGCTTTTTGCGGGAAGTTTTTTCGTTTGCTCGACTTTCTTCCACAGGTTCGCTATTTTGCTCTCGACGTCCTTCGTTTTCGTCGCCGACGAGATCGAGTTGACGCTGGAGGTGCTGCCCGGCCGCGACGTCCGGGCCAGGACGATCGTCTTTCCGCTGTCGTTGCTCTGGAGGCTGTGGTTGGAAGCGGAGTTTTTCATGGTGGGCTCCGAGTTTCTTTTCCACGTTTTCGTTTGCTTCGGTTGGCTAGGAATTTTGTTCGATTGCGGTCTAGTGCGATTGAACTGCGGAAGCCTCGACGGCGAGGTGTTAGCGGCTTTCGTGGGCGAGGTGGCCGGCCGCGAGGTGCTCGGTTTTTTATCAGTCACCAGTAGCGATTTCGCAGGTACCGTGCTCTCCTCTTTCGTGAAGGTGCCCTGCCTCACCAGCGGGAGCGGCTTGGGCGCCGGCGGCGTAGTGGAAGCCTTAGGAGCTGTCTTCGCCGGAGATTTGTTCGGTGCTACCTTTTTAGGTGACGTATTCGCACTAGTTTTAGCCGAAGGTGGGGTTTTGTTCGGGGTTTTGGCACTCGTTTGTGGTTTGGCTGCTCCGATATAAGTTTTCGGAGTCGCGCTCAATTTCGAAGGCGTTTTAGCAGCTTGCGGTGTGGCTTTCTTCGGACTGGGCGCACTGCGCCTGTACGGCGACACGTACGCTGCCTTCTTTCGTCCCCGAATCGCCTTCGGAGCCTCCTGTTCAGCTTCCAAAGACTCGTTCGAATCCAAACTCTCGTCTCTGTTCTCCGGTTTGATTATTTTTGGCTTCGGCCTCAGGGACGGCGTTTCGGAATCTGAATCGGAGTGGCCCCTGTCGTCGGAATGGCTGTCGGCCTCGTAGCTCGCGAAGTCACTGCTGCTGGGATGCTGGTACAGATCCTTATCTTGACTTCGCCTGTACGAGGCCgtcatttcaatatttttcaaGTTATTCACAACACACATGTCCACAGCCGCGGGACTCTCTACCACGGGGAGATAATTTCGGAAGCTCTTGGTGTACGTTTTCATTTTAGTAGAGTTCAATTCGAAGTCATCCTCGTTGTGGCCACTGTCGACATCTCTAAAGACGTCGTCGCCGGATCTCTCGTCGTGTATTTGCTGATGATTAAGTTCATTAGATGACAGGCTATCGTATCCGGTTGTCGTTTCGACGTTTTCGAAACTCGCATCTTTTGTAACAAACGTGGGCGAAGGAGGTATATCTTCGCTTAGGGTCCTGGTTCTGAATCTCTCGGCGTCCTCTATTCGTCTCTGTTTTATCGTCTTTTTAGCTGCAAGTCGCCGTTTGAGATTTTCTATGTGTGGATCGGTTTGTTCCGCTGGCTTACTCGTATTGTTCGTCATAATATTCTGAATGTCAACGGTCTGCGTTTGATATCTCGCTCTATCGTCTAGCCGCCTCTGCTTTGCGCTGACTCGTTTTTTAGACTTCGATTCGGAGTTAGCGGTGAGGTACTCTTCGGACTTATCGCTCTCCGACTTGGTCCACGTCAGATATTCTTCAGATTCAGTTTCTAATACTCTGTCCGACTCGGATGCTGTACCGGTGATCGTGTAGGTTTGGTACCTATGTTTAGCGGCACTCCTCTTTTCTTTCGGGGTTAAGTACCTTTGGTCGCGTTGTCGTTTTGGAGTCGATTCAACGCTACTCATGTCGGAAGGAAGCGGCGTACAATTTTCTGACCCCGACGGTATGTCGGTTATAACGTTGAGCGTATTAGAAATACAGTCGTCATAAACTTGCTGCGCCGTCGTCTGCTCTACTTCCAAAGTAGATTCAGCAATTTCGTCAAACAAAGAGGGGGGATTTACTTTATCTAAATCTTGGAAGACGTTGGTGAACGTCGTACAGAGTGGAAAATCTTGTACGGGTTGTTTGAAGTCAAATATAACTGGCGTCTTTCTAGCGTCTGCTACCTCGGACACTATACTCGAGACGGAAATCATACTTCCGTCCATGTCCATATTTTCCATTTCGGAGGGAGGTTTCATATTTTCCAATAAGCTTAGGGGAGTCGTGTCCAAATGCTCGGAGCTACCTTGATGCATCGAGTTACTCAACGCGCGTTTAACCATCGAAGCTACCGGCAGAGATTTTTTACGGGAGCGCGAAGATTTTTTTGAAGCTTGAGATGATTCGTCCCACTGAGCCGATGCGCTCAGAGACAGTAAACTACCTAAATTCGACGGAGGCTTAATGTGATCTAAATCGACGGACGTCAGAGAGGTGGTACTATTTTCTAACGCGTACTGGGAATTTTTCAGCTGAGCTGCCAATCTGGCGGCCTCCATCTCTATGGCCGACGATACGATCGAATCGAACTTCTGCTCGTTCTCATCGATGAGAGATGTGAAACTAGGTTCCGGAATATTTTCCAATAATATCTTGTCGTCAAATTTTTCGGTGACCTCCACATCAATATTGCCATCTAGTTGGTCCGTTAGGTCCGGTTTAGAAAAGTTTCTCGCCTCGCTCTTCTCGAGTAAATCGGGCAAAGCCATAGACGCATCGACGATTTCGCTCCGCATGGAGGATACGAGGTGGATCGACCCGCTGATAGTCGGGAACGTGACGTCATCTGGACAGGTGTTGTCGTTCCACGTGTCGTTGCTTCTCTTTGAGACGTCCTCGAGATGAATCTCGCTGTCGGTGCACTTGATGTCGGTCCACTCGAGTTTGTGCTTGCCTTTTCTCGTCAGAGTTTCCGCGTTGTACACGCACGGTGCCTTCTCCTCGTCGCTCCAGGACGCCTCGAGGACGTCGGCGTACGATTCGTTGGAGCGGTTCAACTCGTCCTTTTCGGAGTCGATGGTGGTGTTTGCAGATTGGGGCGCGAGACACTCGTTCGAGCGGTCCATAACGGTGCAGTCGGCGGATTCGAAAGTCGTCGTACCGTCCTCGAGAAGCGTGGAGTCGTCCGTCGTCGGTGCGTCGTGCACGGTGATGGTGGGCGGGCGCTCacagccagtgggcgtgtctcGCGCGGGGGCGGCGCCGCCTGCGTCCGCGAGAGCCGCAGACGGCGCCAGAACGTTTTTTGGCTGAGTGTCCTTCGCCTCGCCCGCACCCCGAGCGATGACCTCCTCTAATAGGGCGCGGTCCCTCGCCTCCTCCCCCACCATTTTGTCGAGCGCCCCCTGGTGCTGCTTGTCCTTTCGTCGCCGCCGGGCGGACTCTCGACCGTCGAGCCGATCGTCGCTTTTGACTCTGAGTTTAACTTCGTCGCGTTTTTTTGTCTTGGACATTCCCATGCGGACGCAGCGCTCGAAGACCTCCTTGTCGGTCGATCCGAAGGAGTCGTTGCTGAGGGAACTCAGGGAGGAGCTTCGGTCGAGGCGCCTGTCCTCGATACGGGCCGGGAGGCTCGGGGGGCCGTCGTCGAAGGTGCGGCCGCGAGCTCTAGACTGGTGCGTGACAGCGTTCGACGGCTCGTCGGCGTACGACGACCGACCGGACGCTACAAACTCCTGCTCCAGTGTAACCTTGTTGGAAAAGTTTACGTTGTACGCGCCGGCGGCGATGTTTCTCTCGAACTCGGGGTCCCTGATCTTAGAGAGGCGGTGGGCAATTTTATCGCTCCTATCGAGAGATTTATGGTGTCTGCCGTGCTTGGCGGACTCTGGGCGTCGTTCCACCGAATGCGCTTTTCCCTTGTCGCTGTCGAGAGCGAGAGCTGCTCGAGGATTCACACTGGAGAGCCCGGCTTTGACGGTCTCCTCGAATATTTCCCTGTCGGTAGATCCGAACGAGTCCAAACTTAAGGAGCTAAGGGAGTCGTTTCTTTGTAGGTTGCCCAGTGGCAGTTTCGGTTTGTTGCGGACTACCCCCAACTTGTCTGGTGATGTGTTATCAGCTTTAAAATCTAaaacaagaaaaatattattagttagtTTGCGTCTCATGGGTATAAGTTAAAAATTTAAGTTATAAGTAGTGCTagtaaaattacaaattaccTGTTATACGTGCAGGCGGTGGTGGTGGGCGGGGCGGTGCAGCGGCCATCTTGGGAGGCAACGGCGGCGGACTGAAAATTAAATGCATAAACATTAAGGAATATAACAagtaacttaaattattaaagtgaAGAAACAGCGGATTTTACATAGTATGTAAAATGAAGTCcgccatataaatattatgatagagGACTAGACTAGGGGATCTACAAGTCACAGTATAACAAACACAGATTGGGTGTGACGTCACAAACGTCAAGGCAAAATGTCCGTATTTAATTGCGATTTTATTAGTAAATCATTGTCTATCTACAGTTGGTGTTGTGTTAGTGCGTTCCTATATAAACCATAAGCTCACCTGTCCCTAATGCTTCTGCCGAATTCGTGTGACATCATCACAGTTTCTGTGGAGGACCGCAGGTAGGGAGGCAGAGATCtctgtaaataaataacatagatggataacaaaaattaatttaattaccaATCCATTAATTCTAACAACTATTGTAGATAATATGAAATAGCATATTATGTAATGATGCCAACCATTAGTAACAAGTCAACAATAACCTATAATATTGCAATTCGGTGTCAACTTCTGCTTCAAGTATGtaataaatttagttaactCACATAGAGATCACCTCTCACGGAGTACGGGTTGACGGACGACACGTCCGATGCCGGCCCTTTGTTTTTAACCACCTGTTAATAAAATGTGTTGATCTattaacataaataatttaaaatactacaGTATAAGACTAACTGGACGCcgcgctgttaagcattcgtgtactatcccgcaaattacgtattgagtaaTTATGAATGCGGTTATGTTCTTTATATCATTTAAAATAAGACTGCAtttaaaattcaacaaaaaatgcgggttaggacacaaatgcttaacaacgACCAACTATTCTCAAATCAcggaattctgtctgtagcggtcattcactccctgtcaaaaaacttgttattttctatacaaaccgcgattgacaatgaagtgacagatgcgTGTATGGTTACATAAgggtgatatcgtattttgTATACACGATGTGAACACAGTCTGaattatatcacttcaaactcataaatagttggagattatcatacgaAGAGGTAACTAAGACGTTTtccgataaaaatataaagtctgTTTCTTTAccagaattcaattttattcttaagttaacataatgcagtgcgagtattttttacatagctcctagactagaaagatTAATAACCTCTGGTGCCACCAGCCCCAATTTCatcaacgtctgttagtgttaacagcttgttaaaatgtaatgtcttctctttcattcatatgaaaatcgaaagaggtaacgtgatactaattccggcgttaactttaacagtcgttggtgaaattggggctaaattgTCCTGACTctagtacaatattatgtttgtgtttgaGAAAAGTTCAGTAGactttaataacataaaaaatcagTTTAAACAAGACAGTCTGGTATTTAAGCATATTACAATAACTAACTAGTAACTTAGCTACTTCTAAGGAAcacagctttcaaacaaaaaaaatttgatcaAAATAGGTCCACCCGTTTGAACGCTATGGGCAGACACACAAATAGAGACAGACATATAGATAAGTCAAACTTAAAACAATCCTCCTTTTGGtagggggttaaaaataaaaatacataaattgattttgatgaataCATGAATTAATTTTCTGAAGACAATACCcctgcagggctaaaatggtcaccattagcaattcctctgaatcaattcagtaaatgaattgtcaaactgtcaaactgacaaatgtcaaatcagtacaaaaatagagaaatgaattgcaagcagagttgcattttgcgattttagaaaaatgaatcatattatgattcatgtcatgattcttcaaagcgaccattttagccccgcagatgaAAATCGCACATCGCACTAGACTATTGTttgaataaacataatattatggcatggTTAACTGATGGTACCtgctctattcccttccttatgcACTCCTCCAACAGATCGGAGTCGCTGAGCGCC containing:
- the LOC121725232 gene encoding adenomatous polyposis coli homolog isoform X3, whose protein sequence is MALYASQLKELENEVMVDPWSSMDSSNSPLTDSGPSANEDCTPSTSSEPPQPRDDNAPAPSEPRRYPNPKDTKSKNKKHPNAKTPDKARSRDLTLDFEALERETPRRPHFLDDDYLPPSKSNIECRIPKPHFLDHSPSPDEFDDRNPQFLDDEVDGDDHQAQKKSGALPKRSAKNQSSTFVAQEDRPPRTSYRSTLHYGLENPARSSERDKRASQLYRGTWPGEREVWTAHDAASVRSFSSNGSDGPRPASNLENKMECVCSLMSLLSLSPEINADLSGPLLDMSRTVESCIAMRQAGCIPLLVQLIHSKVPRETRDRAAKALRNIIHTQTDDKAGRREARVWRLLEQVREYCYVLEDVVEARKEGKEIIEDDATKHPSQSVAALMKLSFDEEHRHVVCQLGGLQALAALVSGDQAAHGSRTDDNTCLTMRKYAGMTLTNLTFGDGNNKSLLCSFKDFMLALVEQLESPNDDMRQVTASVLRNLSWRADTNSKQVLREVGAVKGLTMAAMTCQKEATLKSVLSALWNLTAHCSMNKVALCSVEGALGFLVEMLSYNSPTKTLAIVENAGGIMRNVSSHIAVREDYRQILRERNCLSVLLQHLKSPSLTVVSNSCGTLWNLSARCPQDQQFLWDHGAVPMLRSLIHSKHKMIAMGSGAALKNLLNSKPGKTHIISLDTTAKTMNLPALPTLGARKQKALEQELDQNLAETCDNIEPATSPTTSNREEKNLFTATERQITMNLERHRMTSSSPLMGSLTSQISLSHSAHLASYLSCSNTLLKGALVSRSSPGGSSSNVNRSESKDSVTSTHSDSVFERGTRTGKVPIPTPRNRDLMKMDTGSDSVKPQPLSKDATYLQYATQPPIPPPRSTTDMRTNYTESGYDVDLDSCDQPIDFSRKYSETKNTDAEPSEKGKVDAKKIYSKKENPSTFGDYQETDLDQPTDYSLRYPELQSETGSDISEPPGPSINEDTIKHFATEGTPYETPIIFSTATSMSDLRIIGKDGKPKTSSLKEHPEAMSHSDEKDTCSIEDPPRHDNDRAISTPPTASVAEPIAEKRSVFDTKFSSGMISPEKPVNYCDEGTPGYFSRVSSLSSLGEPTEGDNLAKKNAQATINVEPSPQEPGAISSGKDKEGSKAVTFATEPISITQENSGLASNRTSSPQRFVEETPLMFSRSSSLGSLPECSQQDDQGSVLSEVSRLTSGCISPSEIPDSPGQSVPLSPRSRHPPAEPIVQSHTPPMESCPDAGVTSVFEERVSRFVVEHTPAQFSANTSLSSLTINDEPKQIIHLEDDNKPVNEENIPPPREEDTSSPIPTERHGDTSTENAGSDMLKAADVGSEERASDSSALSDSDLLEECIRKGIEQVVKNKGPASDVSSVNPYSVRGDLYRSLPPYLRSSTETVMMSHEFGRSIRDSPPPLPPKMAAAPPRPPPPPARITDFKADNTSPDKLGVVRNKPKLPLGNLQRNDSLSSLSLDSFGSTDREIFEETVKAGLSSVNPRAALALDSDKGKAHSVERRPESAKHGRHHKSLDRSDKIAHRLSKIRDPEFERNIAAGAYNVNFSNKVTLEQEFVASGRSSYADEPSNAVTHQSRARGRTFDDGPPSLPARIEDRRLDRSSSLSSLSNDSFGSTDKEVFERCVRMGMSKTKKRDEVKLRVKSDDRLDGRESARRRRKDKQHQGALDKMVGEEARDRALLEEVIARGAGEAKDTQPKNVLAPSAALADAGGAAPARDTPTGCERPPTITVHDAPTTDDSTLLEDGTTTFESADCTVMDRSNECLAPQSANTTIDSEKDELNRSNESYADVLEASWSDEEKAPCVYNAETLTRKGKHKLEWTDIKCTDSEIHLEDVSKRSNDTWNDNTCPDDVTFPTISGSIHLVSSMRSEIVDASMALPDLLEKSEARNFSKPDLTDQLDGNIDVEVTEKFDDKILLENIPEPSFTSLIDENEQKFDSIVSSAIEMEAARLAAQLKNSQYALENSTTSLTSVDLDHIKPPSNLGSLLSLSASAQWDESSQASKKSSRSRKKSLPVASMVKRALSNSMHQGSSEHLDTTPLSLLENMKPPSEMENMDMDGSMISVSSIVSEVADARKTPVIFDFKQPVQDFPLCTTFTNVFQDLDKVNPPSLFDEIAESTLEVEQTTAQQVYDDCISNTLNVITDIPSGSENCTPLPSDMSSVESTPKRQRDQRYLTPKEKRSAAKHRYQTYTITGTASESDRVLETESEEYLTWTKSESDKSEEYLTANSESKSKKRVSAKQRRLDDRARYQTQTVDIQNIMTNNTSKPAEQTDPHIENLKRRLAAKKTIKQRRIEDAERFRTRTLSEDIPPSPTFVTKDASFENVETTTGYDSLSSNELNHQQIHDERSGDDVFRDVDSGHNEDDFELNSTKMKTYTKSFRNYLPVVESPAAVDMCVVNNLKNIEMTASYRRSQDKDLYQHPSSSDFASYEADSHSDDRGHSDSDSETPSLRPKPKIIKPENRDESLDSNESLEAEQEAPKAIRGRKKAAYVSPYRRSAPSPKKATPQAAKTPSKLSATPKTYIGAAKPQTSAKTPNKTPPSAKTSANTSPKKVAPNKSPAKTAPKASTTPPAPKPLPLVRQGTFTKEESTVPAKSLLVTDKKPSTSRPATSPTKAANTSPSRLPQFNRTRPQSNKIPSQPKQTKTWKRNSEPTMKNSASNHSLQSNDSGKTIVLARTSRPGSTSSVNSISSATKTKDVESKIANLWKKVEQTKKLPAKSDKKVWIESDKTETPKLIRSSTFEGQPKLSQINSNPKQKTAIGIRVSQIPSLRPKTVAKTAIPNVKKTTTARTVKKTVG